Below is a genomic region from Ziziphus jujuba cultivar Dongzao chromosome 7, ASM3175591v1.
atattaatttttaatttttaattgttaaaattaactcataaaaaatgataatatatttgttttgataGATATACAAAATTAGAGGAGTGCATGGATTTAAGTCTAATGAAGATAAAAATGAAAGGGTCTAGTGCAGAACAACGATTGACTTGAAACAGAAACTAGACTATTTTAAAATGACCTAGTTTAATGATCATCCTAGTTTTTTGCTAATAAGGGTGTTTCATTGAAACCAAAAAGATGGCTTGTACAACAAAAAGCCTAGATCTGGGAGGTTTCCTTAAGTACACTCTCCCGGGTcctataaaaatcaaaaaacaaaggAGGGAGCCGATTCGGATCTATAGGCCTGTAAACCTCTTGGCTCGCCGCCCATTGACAAACAGAGTGGGCTAACACATTGGTTTTTCTAGAGGCCCtacaaaaataacaattagtGAAATTAGGAACAAGTACAGTAATATCTTTGAAGATGGGTTCTGAAGCCCAATGAAGGGATTGGGTGTCATTTTGTTTCAAAGCTTGGATAACTAGTAATGCATCTGATTCCAGAATAACTTTGGGCTAGGCAAAAAATGTAGCTATTTGCATGGCCTTCAGGATGACTTCCAATTCAACCATTTCAAAAATGTTCGTAGTGGTTTTGAAGGTTTGGATATGAAGGATCCAACCATGATCGTCCCTTGCGATCACTGCAAGGTGACAGCCATTCTTTCGCATAGCTGCTTCAGAATTTATTTTCACCATACCTCTTGAAGGATTTCTCCATTCTGGATTGTTAAATTCTCTGGTGGTTCTATTTTGAGTTTCAACTGCTCCATCACGCTGTATGGCTTCCTTCACCTAATTCTCCAGGGGCTCGCAAACCATAAACGCTTAGCAACCTCACATTGGAAGAAAATATGAAGCTCATCTTCTACACTTTGGCATCCATGCACACACTCGACACTTTTTAAACGCAAATTTCTGGCAGCAAGGTTGGATTTCAGGGGAAGGCCAGCATTCACCATCTtccacataaaaaaatttatatgtgcATGCATACTTCTCCTCTATAAAGTGTTCCACCAAAAGTTGTCCCTGTCCTCCAACTTCTCTACCATCCTATAAGCATATTTGATGGAAAACATACCTGATCTTGTACTTGTTCATATGATTTTATCTAGGTGAACAGATGAGGCCCAGAACATATGCTTAATACATTGGACAGAAGTAGGATCAAAGAGTTTTTCTAAATGATTCTCATCCCATAATTCATTATTCAATTTTAGTGAGTTCACCATAACACAAGGAAGGATATCCGGATTCCTTAGCTTAGGTTTATAAGTAGGGTGTTGGAAATCCATGGGTCTTCCCAGTAATTCACAGAATCATCTTTGCCTACTCGGAAACAAAGACCATCATGAAGTAGTGGTTTAATTTGGAAAACACCCTTCCAAAGCCACGAGCAGTTCCTCTTCTTTTTGCTCCACAGAAAGGATGTGTGTGGAAAATACTTTGCCTTTAAAGCTCTCACCCATAATTTATCTTCCTCAGTGGTTAAATTCCAGCCAATCTTGCTTACTAAGGCCTTGTTAAAATGCCAGAGGTTTTTGATTCCTAACCCTCCTTAGCTCTTGAGTTGACATACGGTTTTCTATGCAACAGGACAGTAGCCTCTTGACTCTTTCTTGTCATTTCTCCATAAAAAAGCTCAAGCCATTTTCTCCAAATTTTCACACCAACCTTCTTGAAGAAAGAATGACGACATGGCGTAAACTGAGATTGACGTAATCACATGCTTGATAAGGGTAGCACAACCTGTTTTGGATAGTATCTTTGCTTTCCAACCCTGGAATGGAAACTTTATTTGTTTCCGAAGCTCCTCAAGTGAAGTATTCTTGTTCTTCTCGATGAATAGCGGTAAACCTAAATGTTTTGTCTTCTTATTGAGTTCTTTCGTTCCCAAGTAGCTCttgatatttgattttgtaCTCCCTGTGACATTATGAGAGAAAAGAACTCCATATTTGTCCATATTAAAAGCCTGGCCGGTCCATTTGCCGTATAATTGGAGACAATGTTGCACATTTTTAACTTCTTCTGAGTTGGCTAGGAAAAAAAGTATAAAGTCATCGGCGAACATTAAGTGGCTAATCGGAGGTGAAAACCGACCAAACTTCACGCCATGGAATTTATTATCAGATTCCCACTTATGGAGCATCCTACACAGCAACTCCGCCATTAACATGAAGAGGAAAGAGGATATGGGTTCTCCTTGTCTCAATCCTCTCTCCATTAGAATTGTATAAAAAACACTCCCATTTAGTAACAATTCCATAAAGaccaaagaaataaaatttataacaaGTTTCACAAATTTCTCCGAGAAACCAAGCAGGGTTAAGATCCTAGAAATTACCACCAAATCCACTCTATCATAGGCCTTATGCATATCAACTTTGATTCCAACTATACCTCTTAAACCTTTTTTGATTTTCATggaatgtaaaattttattggCTAAAATAACATTTTCTCCAATCTACCCACCGGGCACAAAGGCCGATTGATTAGGCAAAATAATCTTCTTTAGCAACGGCTTGAGTCTATCTGCcagaattttggatatgattttGTAGACCGTATTGCACAAGCTGATTGGTCTCAGATGCTTGAATTTTGAAACTCTTTGCACTTTGGGAATCAACACAACATAGGATCGGTTAATGTCTCTTAGTAGGAAACCAAAACGGAAGACATTTTGAGTCATATTAATAACATCACCACTGATGATTGTCCAATATTTCTGAAAAAATATCACAGGCATTCCATCTGAGCTCAGAGCCTTTGTTGGATGCATGCTCCTCACCACCTGCTAGATTTCGGCTTTGGTAAGGATAGCTTCTAAGGTTGAGTTCTCCTCCTTGGATATGCATTCTTGGAAAAAATCTCCTAATCTCTCGCTCCTTCTTAAATCCTCCACCAAGAAAAACTTTGTGAATTCATCTATAAGCACCTTTCCTATATTCACTTGGGACGTCTGCCATGTTCCTTGCTCATCTTTTAAAGCAGGAATGTAAAGCCTCCTTCGGTTGGCAATTGTTGCTGCATGGAAGAATTTCGTGTTTCTATCTCCAGGAGTGAGTAATAGTTCTCTTGACTTCTGTCTCCATAGAATTTCTTGTCTCTTCCTCCATTCGTCAAGCTCGCAATGGCTTTTCTTGACTTCCATAATTTCCATTGAAGGAGCTAAACCTTAAAGACGTTGGATATGATCTTCTAACTTCTTCACCCTAGCTTGGCAGACTCCAAAAAAATTCTTGTTCCATTTCCTCAGAGCTATAGTAGTATGTAGAGTTTTATAACATATAGGGGCTATAAGGTTCCCTCTGTTAACTTTTTTCCAAGCCTCCCCCACTACTTTGCATCTAGGGTTCCTTGTCCATATTTCTTGAAATTCGAAGAGTCTTGGTTTGGCTAGATGATCCAATGTCATATTGAGTTGGATTGGAATATGATTTGAATTCCTGTGCAAAAAATGAATTACTCCAGCCTGCTTAAAGGAAGTCCTCCAATATGGGCTTGTTAAGACTCTGTCCAAGCGTTCTCGTATTTTTGTTCTCCCTCCCTGACAATTGCACCACGTGTAAATATTGCCAATGTAACCAATATCCAAAGCTCTCATTTCGGTCATAAAGTTTCTGAGAAAATGATTTGATTTCTCGGACACTCGATGACCACCTAATTTCTCATCTTGGTTAATCAGGTCATTAAAGTCTCCGATACAGACCTAAGAACTCAAGCAGCACTCACTTTAATTTTGAGTTCCTTCCAGAAATCCTTCCTTATTGTTCTCTTTATGGGATAGTAACAACACCACAGCATCCAATGACCTCTTGGGTCAAAACTCACTAGAATACCAATTATCCATGTTGAGGCAGAAATAATTGTCCAGTTCAACTGGTTGGCCCAAACCAAGGCCAAACCACCTTTATGATTCTCTGCCTTAACCACAAAAAGATTATCAAAGGGGATATTTCTTTTGATAACTTCCATTCGGTCTTTGAGAGATTTGGTTTCACAGAGGAAAATCTCTGTTGGGAAGAATTTCCTTACAAGACTTGTAAGGTCTCGAACTATCAAATGTCTTCCCCGATGTCGACAGTTCCACGCGACTAGATTCATTGGCGAGGTGAGGGCATGATAAGGCCCACCTCCTCGGCTAGAGTTTGATCTGAGAGTTCTCTTGTGGATAAGTCATTAGTGCTATGACTCTCAAAGCTTCAACTCGTGCTTAAACGACATGCCCGCtcctgttgtggttctctgaccactttagagaagaaatatgagaagaaaataaaagaattctattaatctcttaaaaatagaatacaaaaataaaaacttctctcatggaggattctctcgtggaacctctctctgcactctccaattctctctggaattgctcactcttctctcaagttctctctggaacttaaacaactctctctcttggagttttctctcaattctcctcacttgggaggattgagattgctctcttggcttgattttcatggaacggtaaggagcctatttataggcttacaaggccacaattttcaacatcttagcccacaattgttgatcaacaatggtggctgtcaacaatggtggctgtggttggtgaggttggttggtgcggctggacttcacaattctccccctccagccgcatttaaaactgatggtcatctgccatctattccagctatgtctctgcatagcttcagcttctcttgagcaacaacttttgttagcatatctgctggattctcttttgtgtggatcttcatcagtttcagtaactgttgatctattacttcgcgtatccaatgatagcggatgtcaatgtgctttgtacgggaatgatacattgagtttttgctcaaatccatggcactttggttatcacaatgtatcttgtagtcttcttgcttgatgcccaattctgtgagaaaacgctttaaccacaacatttccttacccgcttccgctgcggcaatgtactctgcttcagtagtggataaagcaacacacttctgcaatcttgactgccatgacacagctccccctgcaaaagtgtagagataacctgatgtagactttctattatcagggtctccggccatatctgcatctgtatagccttctaagattgggtcacctcccccgtagcacaagcacagcttcggtgtacctttaagatacctgagaatccatttgactgcttcccagtgtttctttccaggatttgaaagaaatctgctcacaacacctactgcgtgagcaatgtctggtctggtacacaccattgcatacatcagacttcctaccactgaagaatatggtactgaagccatctcctctatctcttctttggatgaggggcacattctcttactcaacttgaaatgatttgcaagtggaatgctgaccggtttggctttatccatgttgaatctctttatcacccgttcaacatacttctcttgagatagccataaccatctattcttcctgtctcggattatttgcattcccaaaatttgttgagctggtcctaagtctttcatatcaaaagacttagacaattctttcttcagcttactaatcttcattgcatcttgtccaacgatcaacatgtcgtccacatatagcaaaagtgcaatgaagtttccacctgaaatttttttaatataaacacactggtctgctgcagtccttttatagccttgactcaccataaacgagtcaaacttcttataccattgtcttggtgcttgcttgaggccatacaagctcttctttagcttgcatacgaggttttctttccctgaaacctcaaatccttctggctgctccatgtagatttcttcatgtaaatcaccgtgaagaaatgctgtcttcacatccatctgctcaagctctaggtttagacttgctactaaaccaaaaatga
It encodes:
- the LOC125423741 gene encoding uncharacterized protein LOC125423741, with protein sequence MAELLCRMLHKWESDNKFHGVKFGRFSPPISHLMFADDFILFFLANSEEVKNVQHCLQLYGKWTGQAFNMDKYGVLFSHNVTGSTKSNIKSYLGTKELNKKTKHLGLPLFIEKNKNTSLEELRKQIKFPFQGWKAKILSKTGCATLIKHVITSISVYAMSSFFLQEGWCENLEKMA